The Chanos chanos chromosome 9, fChaCha1.1, whole genome shotgun sequence genome includes the window ATGCAACTGTCTGTCCGTAACTGATTATAAACGTGTCCGTTCCCCACAGCCTGGTTTAATAAGGACATGAAGTGCCTGATCGAAATCAGAAAGGCATCAGACGTAATTTGCATGAGTAATTAGCCAACGTttccagctctgtgtgtgtgtgagaggggctGATTAACGCAGGAAGTGTATGAGTGGTTGATTTCATCAGTTCGTTCGTTCACCAGCGTTTGCAGTAACGTGATTGCAGCGCAAGGAAGTTGAGAACTGTAATTAGAGACACATGGAGTAATTTATTTCACAAGCCTGATTTTTGCGGACGTGTCGGCTGTATGAAGCTAACGGAAGTTGTAGACGGGATCCATTGCGGTTTTGCGGCCATCAAGATGCTCGCAGCCGTCGTTAGCTTTACCGTTGCACTTTATTATGCGTCACATTCAGTTAAGGCAAAATATATGGTAAAACAGAACTCAGAAGATGGAATTCTCAACACTTCAATACTTGGACAGTTTCAAAATTATAGAAAGaattgttctaaaaaaaaaaacaaaaaaccagcgTGCACACTGTGTGCTATTTCCAAACATTCTTGAATCCTTTCCAGAAATCGATTgccaaggggtttttttttgctcagttttgtcaaaaaaaaaaaaaaaaaatcagctcattTGTTTACGTTTTTCAAAATTATGGATCGACTGATCTCTTCCTCTGTCATCTCTGAAATAGCACCGAAAACGGATCCACGTCGTCAGCAGCCACGAGCAGTGACCAAAATCAACCAAGATACGAGGTAAATCAAGCACTGTTTGGATTCAATCAAGCTCATCTGATGTAAACGAGGCCACCAGAactttcaaacaaataaaccacagCTTGGGGTAAATTGACCACAGTTTTGATGTAAGTTCAGAGCAGCCTGTCGTAAATCAGCCGTATTTGGAGGCGAAGAAAGCAGAACCTGAGGTAAATTAATCGTGGCTGTGAGCAAATCAACCTCAGCTTAGGGGAATCTCACAAGGGATTTTGTAGGAAAAACAGTCACATAGGAACTTCGTTATTTCTGTAGTGCGTTGACTGCGTCGTATTCAGGTCATTTAAGGACGCAGGCTAGGGCAGACCTGTCAGAGTAGATGATTAATTTATCTTCATTTGGCTCCAAGAACACACAGGTACATGTTGTTATTTAATGAAAAAGGTAATACAAAAACTCATGAACTTTACTCAGGATTAAGTcttaagggagaaaaaagagtaATGACAGTAAACGGTAATGAACGACAAGGGCTTtgttttttacacttttttttttttccctttcttccttCACTAGAATGTGGACCAACACGTATTCACATTCCCGTCGGCGTTTGGCCAGTTCGCTTTGGGGATCTTTGACGAACCTTTCGACTTCAGCGCGGGGTTGTCGTCGGAGGACAACCGTGAGACAGAGAACCGTCGGGAACGGGACATGCCGTCGCGGCAACGGTACGGGGCGCGGCAGCCACGGGGCCGGCATGTCCCGCGGAGGCCGGGGAGCAGGAGCGAGGGTGTGCCGACTCTAGAGGGGTGAGCTCCTTTCGCATGCCGCTAAAAACCTCCCTAAGCAGGCAGTACACcacctccccaacccccccccccccaaaactcccTATCTACTTGCCCCACCCCCCGGGCTGGGATTAGACACACCCACGTTCCCAGAAAAGAACAGTTCTGTCCAACCAGCGGAATTTCACCTTCTAGAAAAATGCGACTTAATGTTATTTTCAGAGGGGAAACTTATGCACCTTTATGCACCTGTCATGTAGAACCGATTTAGAAAGTGCTGTGAAGAAGTATCAACACTAAATGAGCAGAGACACGTTTAAGAAGAAGGTTCAGGATGTGGTAGCAAGATTCGGCCGTGAagcgttccctctctctcttgccgtGGCCGttgataagattttttttttttcttttttgaaccTGTTGATTATAGCGTGTCGTAACGTTGTTATTCTCACGCCCACAGAATTATCCAACAGCTCGTGAACGGCTTTATCGCGCCCACGACGATGCCAAACATCGGCGTGGGCGTCGGCCCTTGGTAAGTaaacgacagaaaaaaaaaaaaaaaaaaaaaaggcgagagAGACTTTCTCGTGGGCGTTTTTTTTCGTCGGAGGCACATAACCAGAagatttgtttctctgtctgtttcgtCAAAGGGGGGTGCTTCATTCTAACCCTATGGACTACGCCTGGGGCGCCAACGGTCTAGATGCAATCATAACACAGGTATGATTAGCTCACCTTGATTTTGGaatcctttctctcttttctttcttttctttctttctttctttttttctttctttctctctttctttctttttttttttttttttttttttgtatgtctcGTTGAAGGCTGTTGGTACCTCGTTATCACTGCTGACATAACCAGGGTAACTGTGTAAGGAGAAAGAATGAGGAGCAGAGCGGTTTACTGTGAGATTTATCACAAATGGGGAGTAATACAGGGTTTTGACAGTGATGAAATGTGTCCCTGGGCTTCCACACATGCAGTCTGTTGACGTTTATGTGGTTACCTTGAACTGTTCCATCCCGTTGATGAagattctcctctctctctctctctctctctctctctctctctctctctctctcgcgcgcacTGACAGCTGTTAAATCAATTTGAGAACACAGGGCCACCGCCAGCGGATAGAGAGAAGATTAAGAACCTGCCCACGGTTCAGATCACGGAGGAACACGTTGGTGAGTTTTCTCTTGGAGAAAATAGAGTGACAAAAATCACTCACGTCCAGCCTGAGAATCTTTTAAAGTAAAGAAAGACTGGTCCAGGTTTGAGTTTTGGAAAGCAACATTCACACCAATACAGTATTAGAACCACACAGCTTTGTACGGTTTCATAACTCTGTATTATTAGTAATGTAAACCTTTAAGCACCTTCAGGAGGGTTCTGACCCAGCTTGTAAAAATGGATTTCATGGCGAGTCAGAGAAGATTCTAGAACATAAAACAAGAGTttaattggggaaaaaaaatctcctttacCTAATATCTGTTTGTAACTATGTTATAactaagttttttttcttacctttttttccacctcagGCTCTGGCTTGGAATGCCCTGTATGTAAAGAGGACTACAGCGTTGGTGAAAACGTCAGGCAACTTCCGTGTAATCATTTGTTTCATAATGATTGCATCGTACCCTGGCTGGAACAGGTAAGGGCGACCCCTTACTTAAACTGGGAAAATGTTATTGGCCTGTTGAAGATAACCCAATGAATGCTCCTGTCTATGCACGAGTTGTGttgactgcagtgtgttttctctgtctttgtgtgtgtgtgtgtgtgtgtctgaaatccAGCACGACACGTGTCCGGTGTGCAGAACGAGTCTTAGTGGACAGAATACTGCCACGAACCCTCCAGACCTGTCAGGGATGAACTTCTCCTCTACCTCGGCATCTTCCTCCTCCGGCTCCCCCGGCAACCAGAACTCGACCAAtaactcctaaaaaaaaaaaaaaaaaaaaaaaagccatccgctctctctgtttcgcgTCGGGATTTTTATGGCCTCTCTCTGCTGGgacctctcccagtctctcagcCAAGAGCGGTGAACTGTCTCTCAGGCGCCTGAGGTGTTggcgtgagagagaaaagacgtGAAATCTATACATTTTCCTGGTCTCCACCCAGGTCTCCTGGGGTCTTTGGAATCTGGGGCCGTGCTGGGAGGACGTGGGTGTGCTTTTGCAGCCCATATAGGGCTGTGACCCAGGCCCGTTGGGTCTGGAAGGAACAGTCATCAAAGGACGACTCAATTGTCCGGAACAGTCAGCCCACACtttcaaacaaaagacattCCTTCCTCTGTCGCGGAGAcagaagaaaggaggagaaaacaaacaagcaaacaaacaaactgattttaCACTGCGGTGATTGGACTGTTTTATACTCACGGCTCCACATCTCCTGAGGGAAGAGGAGTGAATAGAACACGAGGCGTAAAcactcagatgttttttttgaaaatcaaaaaaaagttctgttcaGCCAAAAGACTCATCCTTTTGTTCCTTGATCGAGACTGTAGACAGTGTACCTCGCaaatgtgtgaatttttttttttttggaaaattaaaTCTCATATAGTAAGTTTGTTGtgctcgcaaaaaaaaaaaaagaaaaagaagaaaaaaaaaagaaaacaaacctttttttttttaaatagtgagAAACAAATTttctgaatataaatgttttagagGTCCACTGACGTGTAGGGCAAAAAATAgacattttgtcctttttcagcATAGGGCaaatgtgttttgcattttaatattttagaaAACAACATCCATGTTCTGCATTTTACATCTGTAACTATCGATGCCAAATATGAAGTGTATGAGTTATAGGTACCTGCCAAAATAGaggaaacagaaatacaaaatgtCTTATGGAGTTTGGCTGCAAAGAGCTGTCAGGGCAGATGTTGTGTGACTTCAC containing:
- the LOC115820911 gene encoding E3 ubiquitin-protein ligase RNF126-like isoform X2, whose translation is MAEAPPWPNRFFCHRCSAEISPRLPDYTCPRCDSGFIEELLEEGSTENGSTSSAATSSDQNQPRYENVDQHVFTFPSAFGQFALGIFDEPFDFSAGLSSEDNRETENRRERDMPSRQRIIQQLVNGFIAPTTMPNIGVGVGPWGVLHSNPMDYAWGANGLDAIITQLLNQFENTGPPPADREKIKNLPTVQITEEHVGSGLECPVCKEDYSVGENVRQLPCNHLFHNDCIVPWLEQHDTCPVCRTSLSGQNTATNPPDLSGMNFSSTSASSSSGSPGNQNSTNNS
- the LOC115820911 gene encoding E3 ubiquitin-protein ligase RNF126-like isoform X1; its protein translation is MAEAPPWPNRFFCHRCSAEISPRLPDYTCPRCDSGFIEELLEEGSTENGSTSSAATSSDQNQPRYENVDQHVFTFPSAFGQFALGIFDEPFDFSAGLSSEDNRETENRRERDMPSRQRYGARQPRGRHVPRRPGSRSEGVPTLEGIIQQLVNGFIAPTTMPNIGVGVGPWGVLHSNPMDYAWGANGLDAIITQLLNQFENTGPPPADREKIKNLPTVQITEEHVGSGLECPVCKEDYSVGENVRQLPCNHLFHNDCIVPWLEQHDTCPVCRTSLSGQNTATNPPDLSGMNFSSTSASSSSGSPGNQNSTNNS